One segment of Cardiocondyla obscurior isolate alpha-2009 linkage group LG15, Cobs3.1, whole genome shotgun sequence DNA contains the following:
- the Rtel1 gene encoding regulator of telomere elongation helicase 1 homolog, with amino-acid sequence MPDITINDIIVSFPFKPYPVQEEYMKKVIECLQNGQHGVLESPTGTGKTLSLLCSSLSWLLMKKAQLQAQVIAGAIEKKDFGGQFFKHLTSGLEKAAGAPDNVQSFGWAMPKIIYASRTHSQLSQAMHELKRTSYKHVSTAVLGSRDQLCIHPEVSKETSAFNKIHMCHSKVKSRTCFYFNNVEARKDDPVFKQEVLDIEDLVKVGQKHKCCPYFLAKELKQNADIVFMPYNYLLDPKTRKSQGIDLQNTIVLLDEAHNVEKVCEEAASLQISSTDVAMCIDEVTAVMKDVAKESDQQNDFLSEVNVQKDFTAEDLCILKAMFLELEKAIDSIEIKNRNEGDTYPGGFIFELLEKIELTHGKEHIVIEKLDKIILYLTTTSTSPFARKGNALQKFSDLLKTAFNSGASIVRHKEKVKRCYKVHIQMEEQKKNYKNDVWESKKTIKTDGKLISYWCFSPGFGMEQMVEQGIRSVVLTSGTLSPLKPFISELGIPIAVQLENPHIVTKEQVCVGVLSQGPDNHPLNSSYNTRNDPKYIASLGRTVYNFSCIVPHGLLIFFPSYPIMRKCRDEWQNMGLWTQITERKPIYVEPNSKDGFVNVMNEYYQKIKDPSCKGAVFMAVCRGKVSEGLDFANANGRAVLIIGLPFPPLKDPRVMLKQKYLEEIRTTEKQSLTGQEWYQLEASRAVNQAIGRIIRHKNDYGAVVLCDCRFENPNFKKQLSAWLRPYVKKFTNFGMITKELREFFKNAESTLPQPSITYAQYGNINDISLPAVGATFGTATSRPLMQKMQNNFTTEASTKDSFNINMYLDESANDNQMKQLVKPQCVNFSVCKLKNNQSTCDLAKQSEEPVAKKRKINITAPGIDSYFSAPSTSSATVGNNFTQSDKDTNKDDKKALGKQYLKDVKRALSASDYKIFAIMIQSYTQTGDYDELLKTLLSLFPPTGQLQHLFVGFQSFLKKQHLAIFENYVKNLKQS; translated from the exons ATGCCTGATATCACGATTAACGATATCATTGTCAGCTTTCCCTTTAAGCCATATCCTGTGCAGGAAGAGTACATGAAAAAAGTGATAGAGTGTCTGCAAAATGGTCAACACGGTGTTTTAGAATCGCCTACAG gtACTGGAAAGACTTTGAGCCTTTTATGTTCTTCTTTAAGTTGGCTGTTAATGAAGAAAGCTCAATTACAAGCACAAGTGATAGCAGGTGcaatagaaaagaaagattttggtggacaattttttaaacatttgacCAGTGGACTTGAAAAGGCAGCAGGAGCACCAGACAATGTTCAAAGTTTTGGCTGGGCTATGcccaaaattatttatgcatcTCGAACTCATTCTCAATTGTCTCAGGCAATGCATGAACTGAAAAGAACATCATACAAACATGTGTCTACTGCTGTATTAGGATCTCGAGATCAGCTATGCATTCATCCAGAGGTTTCTAAAGAAACTAGTGCTTTTAATAAGATACATATGTGTCATTCTAAAGTAAAATCTAGaacttgtttttattttaataatgtggAAGctag gaaagaTGATCCTGTCTTTAAACAAGAGGTGCTAGACATAGAGGACTTAGTTAAAGTTGGACAAAAGCACAAATGTTGCCCATACTTTTTGGCAAAGGAATTAAAACAGAATGCAGACATTGTATTCATGCCTTACAATTATTTGTTAGATCCTAAAACACGAAAATCCCAAGGTATAGATTTACAAAATACCATAGTTTTGTTAGATGAAGCTCATAACGTTGAAAAAGTTTGTGAGGAAGCTGCATCATTAcag ATAAGCAGTACAGATGTTGCAATGTGTATAGATGAAGTAACTGCAGTAATGAAAGATGTGGCTAAGGAATCGGATCAGCAAAATGACTTTTTATCGGAAGTTAATGTTCAGAAAGATTTTACAGCAGAAGATCTGTGTATTTTGAAAGCAATGTTTTTGGAATTGGAAAAAGCAATTGACtctattgaaataaaaaatcgtaatgAGGGAGACACTTACCCTGGTGGTTTTATTTTTGAACTACTTGAGAAAATTGAA CTAACACATGGTAAAGAGCACATTGTGATAGAGAAACTAGATAAGATTATTCTATATCTGACAACTACCAGCACTTCACCATTTGCAAGAAAAGGAAATGCGCTGCAAAAGTTTAGTGATTTACTTAAGACTGCTTTCAACAGCGGTGCTTCTATCGTACGTCACAAGGAAAAAGTGAAACGTTGCTACAAAGTTCACATACAAATggaagagcaaaaaaaaaattacaaaaatgatGTCTGGGAAAGCAAAAAGACAATTAAAACAGATGGAAAACTTATTAGTTATTGGTGTTTCAGTCCTGGTTTTGG AATGGAGCAGATGGTAGAACAAGGAATACGTTCGGTAGTGCTAACAAGCGGCACTTTATCTCCATTAAAACCATTTATATCGGAACTTGGTATACCAATCGCGGTTCAGTTGGAAAATCCGCATATAGTAACGAAAGAGCAAGTATGTGTTGGCGTTCTTAGCCAAGGACCAGATAATCATCCGCTTAATTCTTCTTACAATACAAG AAATGATCCGAAGTATATTGCGTCTCTTGGAAGAACAGTGTACAACTTTAGCTGCATTGTTCCCCATGggttgttaatattttttccttcgtATCCAATAATGAGAAAATGCAGGGATGAATGGCAAAATATGGGTTTATGGACACAGATTACCGAGCGCAag CCAATTTATGTAGAGCCCAATTCTAAAGATGGATTTGTTAACGTAATGAATGagtattatcaaaaaattaaagaccCATCTTGTAAAGGAGCTGTTTTTATGGCTGTGTGCAGAGGAAAAGTTAGCGAAGGTTTAGATTTTGCTAATGCAAACGGTAGGGCTGTATTAATTATTGGCCTACCATTTCCACCTTTGAAAGATCCGCGAGTTATGctaaagcaaaaatatttagagGAGATAAGAACTACAGAAAAACAA AGTTTAACTGGACAAGAATGGTATCAACTTGAAGCATCTCGAGCTGTTAATCAAGCTATTGGTAGAATAATAAGACACAAAAACGATTATGGTGCTGTGGTGTTATGTGATTGTAGATTTGAAAacccaaattttaaaaaacagtTATCTGCTTGGCTTAGAccatatgtaaaaaagtttacaAATTTTGGGATGATTACGAAAGAGTTGCGAGAGTTTTTCAAGAACGCGGAAAGTAca ttgcCACAACCTAGTATTACTTATGCACAATATGGAAACATTAATGATATATCATTACCTGCTGTGGGTGCTACCTTTGGAACAGCAACATCACGTCCTCTTATGCAAAAAATGCAGAATAATTTTACGACAGAAGCATCAACTAAAgatagttttaatataaatatgtaccTAGATGAAAGCGCGAATGACAATCAAATGAAACAATTAGTAAAACCACAATGCGTCAATTTTAGtgtttgtaaattaaaaaataatcaaagtaCATGTGATTTAGCAAAGCAATCTGAAGAACCAGTtgctaaaaaaagaaaaattaatatcacagCGCCTGGAATCGATTCATATTTTTCTGCTCCTTCAACCTCTTCTGCAACAGTTGGAAATAATTTCACGCAAAGTGACAAAGATACAAATAAAGATGACAAAAAAGCATTAggaaaacaatatttaaaggAT GTAAAACGAGCGTTATCAGCAagtgattataaaatatttgcaattatgaTACAAAGCTATACACAAACTGGTGATTATGACGAATTGTTGAAGACTTTGTTGAGTTTATTTCCACCGACTGGGCAGCTACAACATTTATTTGTTG gATTTCAAAGTTTTCTGAAGAAACAACATCTTGCTATCTTTGAAAATTATGTGAAGAATTTAAAGCAGTCTTAA
- the LOC139108530 gene encoding T-complex protein 11-like protein 1 isoform X1 — protein MPDRNKVLVGAGVIWGVTLCCLLFSRKLRPTTLLNFIPAMLHRNQKMENEDEQKHNTSDAGTSMNCDTNIHTNTQNEVQNRQPTPNFMMGGLTGASPPKFVSFDEIVKAANGMKNMALAHEIAVDKNFQLQKLEPEDGSFHRRVKEIMHKAFWNLLAEQLAEDPPDYSHALVLMKEIKESLDELVPPHNSRIKENIREVLDLDLIKQQAEKGVLDFHHYAQYIISVMGKICAPVRDEKIRELSQQVDVVETFKGVMELLQLMRLDLANFTITMMRPNIIASSIEYEKAKFAEFLKINSNGLQHTEKWLLRHFDPKKVPSSSSAGNNVRQITHSLLTEAYLDLLEWDFNPDAETLMLDQGRLLELRDITSRLSVVGSVILLVNNTIGAPIHGISSFKKNIKEHLNALLDTVHSNKDLEAVMPNIILQVKTDVKTTLREVNAPEMSPELETLLEGQITDLIDTKHKIRYLVSLRIRQFLQKIIQSQSTAPQQVPPGLSSLQEELTAIAARFVILVSHNRSVFCEYYQDIVANALAKSDVDNNKDVHETHSMEL, from the exons ATGCCAGACAG GAACAAGGTTCTAGTTGGCGCTGGAGTAATATGGGGTGTGACCCTTTGCTGTCTTTTATTTAGTCGCAAGTTAAGACCCACAACATTGTTAAATTTCATCCCTGCTATGTTACATCG TAAtcaaaaaatggaaaatgagGATGAGCAGAAGCATAACACAAGTGATGCCGGTACATCAATGAACTGTGATACTAATATACATACAAATACGCAAAATGAAGTTCAAAATAG GCAGCCAACACCAAACTTTATGATGGGTGGCTTGACAGGAGCATCACCTCCCAAGTTCGTGTCCTTTGACGAAATTGTAAAAGCTGCCAATGGAATGAAAAACATGGCCTTAGCACACGAAATTGcggtagataaaaattttcagttACAAAAATTGGAGCCGGAAGACGGTAGTTTTCATAGAcgagtaaaagaaataatgcaTAAAGCTTTTTGGAATCTGTTAGCGGAACAGTTGGCCGAAGATCCACCAGATTATTCGCATGCACTGgttttaatgaaagaaattaaagag tcactGGATGAACTCGTACCACCACATAATTCGaggattaaagaaaatattagagAAGTACTTGATTTAGATTTGATCAAGCAGCAAGCAGAGAAAGGCGTATTAGATTTTCACCATTACGCGCAATATATAATCTCTGTTATGGGTAAAATATGTGCGCCAGTTAGAGATGAAAAAATCCGAGAGCTGTCGCAGCAAGTAGATGTCGTCGAAACGTTCAAGGGCGTCATGGAGTTGTTACAATTAATGAGATTGGATTTGGCAAATTTCACTATTACAATGATGAGGCCAAATATCATTGCTTCGAGTATCGAATATGAAAAAGCAAAGTTTGcagaatttttaaagattaattcgAACGGTTTGCAACACACAGAAAAATGGTTACTAAGACATTTCGATCCAAAGAAAGTGCCGAGCTCATCAAGTGCTGGTAATAATGTAAGACAGATCACTCATTCTTTGTTGACAGAGGCATATTTGGATCTTCTAGAGTGGGATTTCAATCCGGACGCTGAG acaTTAATGTTGGATCAAGGAAGACTTTTAGAGTTGCGTGATATAACCAGTAGATTGAGTGTTGTTGGTTCTGTGATATTACTGGTTAACAATACGATTGGTGCACCAATTCATGGGATCTcgagttttaaaaaaaatattaaggaaCATTTAAATGCGTTATTGGATACCGTACATTCGAACAA AGATCTGGAAGCGGTAATGCCGAACATTATATTACAAGTAAAAACAGATGTGAAGACAACTTTACGAGAAGTCAACGCTCCTGAAATGTCACCGGAATTAGAAACGCTATTGGAAGGACAAATAACTGATCTTATAGATACAAAACATAAGATCAGATATCTCGTCA gTCTACGTATTAGACAGTttctacaaaaaattattcagtCGCAATCTACTGCACCTCAACAAGTACCGCCAGGCCTGTCCTCGCTACAAGAGGAATTAACGGCCATCGCTGCCCGATTTGTAATACTTGTGTCACATAATCGCAGCGTATTTTGCGAATATTATCAAGATATTGTTGCAAACGCGCTTGCAAAGAGCGACGTTGACAATAATAAAGACGTACATGAAACACATAGTATggaattgtaa
- the LOC139108530 gene encoding T-complex protein 11-like protein 1 isoform X3: MGNQKMENEDEQKHNTSDAGTSMNCDTNIHTNTQNEVQNRQPTPNFMMGGLTGASPPKFVSFDEIVKAANGMKNMALAHEIAVDKNFQLQKLEPEDGSFHRRVKEIMHKAFWNLLAEQLAEDPPDYSHALVLMKEIKESLDELVPPHNSRIKENIREVLDLDLIKQQAEKGVLDFHHYAQYIISVMGKICAPVRDEKIRELSQQVDVVETFKGVMELLQLMRLDLANFTITMMRPNIIASSIEYEKAKFAEFLKINSNGLQHTEKWLLRHFDPKKVPSSSSAGNNVRQITHSLLTEAYLDLLEWDFNPDAETLMLDQGRLLELRDITSRLSVVGSVILLVNNTIGAPIHGISSFKKNIKEHLNALLDTVHSNKDLEAVMPNIILQVKTDVKTTLREVNAPEMSPELETLLEGQITDLIDTKHKIRYLVSLRIRQFLQKIIQSQSTAPQQVPPGLSSLQEELTAIAARFVILVSHNRSVFCEYYQDIVANALAKSDVDNNKDVHETHSMEL, from the exons ATGGG TAAtcaaaaaatggaaaatgagGATGAGCAGAAGCATAACACAAGTGATGCCGGTACATCAATGAACTGTGATACTAATATACATACAAATACGCAAAATGAAGTTCAAAATAG GCAGCCAACACCAAACTTTATGATGGGTGGCTTGACAGGAGCATCACCTCCCAAGTTCGTGTCCTTTGACGAAATTGTAAAAGCTGCCAATGGAATGAAAAACATGGCCTTAGCACACGAAATTGcggtagataaaaattttcagttACAAAAATTGGAGCCGGAAGACGGTAGTTTTCATAGAcgagtaaaagaaataatgcaTAAAGCTTTTTGGAATCTGTTAGCGGAACAGTTGGCCGAAGATCCACCAGATTATTCGCATGCACTGgttttaatgaaagaaattaaagag tcactGGATGAACTCGTACCACCACATAATTCGaggattaaagaaaatattagagAAGTACTTGATTTAGATTTGATCAAGCAGCAAGCAGAGAAAGGCGTATTAGATTTTCACCATTACGCGCAATATATAATCTCTGTTATGGGTAAAATATGTGCGCCAGTTAGAGATGAAAAAATCCGAGAGCTGTCGCAGCAAGTAGATGTCGTCGAAACGTTCAAGGGCGTCATGGAGTTGTTACAATTAATGAGATTGGATTTGGCAAATTTCACTATTACAATGATGAGGCCAAATATCATTGCTTCGAGTATCGAATATGAAAAAGCAAAGTTTGcagaatttttaaagattaattcgAACGGTTTGCAACACACAGAAAAATGGTTACTAAGACATTTCGATCCAAAGAAAGTGCCGAGCTCATCAAGTGCTGGTAATAATGTAAGACAGATCACTCATTCTTTGTTGACAGAGGCATATTTGGATCTTCTAGAGTGGGATTTCAATCCGGACGCTGAG acaTTAATGTTGGATCAAGGAAGACTTTTAGAGTTGCGTGATATAACCAGTAGATTGAGTGTTGTTGGTTCTGTGATATTACTGGTTAACAATACGATTGGTGCACCAATTCATGGGATCTcgagttttaaaaaaaatattaaggaaCATTTAAATGCGTTATTGGATACCGTACATTCGAACAA AGATCTGGAAGCGGTAATGCCGAACATTATATTACAAGTAAAAACAGATGTGAAGACAACTTTACGAGAAGTCAACGCTCCTGAAATGTCACCGGAATTAGAAACGCTATTGGAAGGACAAATAACTGATCTTATAGATACAAAACATAAGATCAGATATCTCGTCA gTCTACGTATTAGACAGTttctacaaaaaattattcagtCGCAATCTACTGCACCTCAACAAGTACCGCCAGGCCTGTCCTCGCTACAAGAGGAATTAACGGCCATCGCTGCCCGATTTGTAATACTTGTGTCACATAATCGCAGCGTATTTTGCGAATATTATCAAGATATTGTTGCAAACGCGCTTGCAAAGAGCGACGTTGACAATAATAAAGACGTACATGAAACACATAGTATggaattgtaa
- the LOC139108530 gene encoding T-complex protein 11-like protein 1 isoform X2 — MPDSNQKMENEDEQKHNTSDAGTSMNCDTNIHTNTQNEVQNRQPTPNFMMGGLTGASPPKFVSFDEIVKAANGMKNMALAHEIAVDKNFQLQKLEPEDGSFHRRVKEIMHKAFWNLLAEQLAEDPPDYSHALVLMKEIKESLDELVPPHNSRIKENIREVLDLDLIKQQAEKGVLDFHHYAQYIISVMGKICAPVRDEKIRELSQQVDVVETFKGVMELLQLMRLDLANFTITMMRPNIIASSIEYEKAKFAEFLKINSNGLQHTEKWLLRHFDPKKVPSSSSAGNNVRQITHSLLTEAYLDLLEWDFNPDAETLMLDQGRLLELRDITSRLSVVGSVILLVNNTIGAPIHGISSFKKNIKEHLNALLDTVHSNKDLEAVMPNIILQVKTDVKTTLREVNAPEMSPELETLLEGQITDLIDTKHKIRYLVSLRIRQFLQKIIQSQSTAPQQVPPGLSSLQEELTAIAARFVILVSHNRSVFCEYYQDIVANALAKSDVDNNKDVHETHSMEL; from the exons ATGCCAGACAG TAAtcaaaaaatggaaaatgagGATGAGCAGAAGCATAACACAAGTGATGCCGGTACATCAATGAACTGTGATACTAATATACATACAAATACGCAAAATGAAGTTCAAAATAG GCAGCCAACACCAAACTTTATGATGGGTGGCTTGACAGGAGCATCACCTCCCAAGTTCGTGTCCTTTGACGAAATTGTAAAAGCTGCCAATGGAATGAAAAACATGGCCTTAGCACACGAAATTGcggtagataaaaattttcagttACAAAAATTGGAGCCGGAAGACGGTAGTTTTCATAGAcgagtaaaagaaataatgcaTAAAGCTTTTTGGAATCTGTTAGCGGAACAGTTGGCCGAAGATCCACCAGATTATTCGCATGCACTGgttttaatgaaagaaattaaagag tcactGGATGAACTCGTACCACCACATAATTCGaggattaaagaaaatattagagAAGTACTTGATTTAGATTTGATCAAGCAGCAAGCAGAGAAAGGCGTATTAGATTTTCACCATTACGCGCAATATATAATCTCTGTTATGGGTAAAATATGTGCGCCAGTTAGAGATGAAAAAATCCGAGAGCTGTCGCAGCAAGTAGATGTCGTCGAAACGTTCAAGGGCGTCATGGAGTTGTTACAATTAATGAGATTGGATTTGGCAAATTTCACTATTACAATGATGAGGCCAAATATCATTGCTTCGAGTATCGAATATGAAAAAGCAAAGTTTGcagaatttttaaagattaattcgAACGGTTTGCAACACACAGAAAAATGGTTACTAAGACATTTCGATCCAAAGAAAGTGCCGAGCTCATCAAGTGCTGGTAATAATGTAAGACAGATCACTCATTCTTTGTTGACAGAGGCATATTTGGATCTTCTAGAGTGGGATTTCAATCCGGACGCTGAG acaTTAATGTTGGATCAAGGAAGACTTTTAGAGTTGCGTGATATAACCAGTAGATTGAGTGTTGTTGGTTCTGTGATATTACTGGTTAACAATACGATTGGTGCACCAATTCATGGGATCTcgagttttaaaaaaaatattaaggaaCATTTAAATGCGTTATTGGATACCGTACATTCGAACAA AGATCTGGAAGCGGTAATGCCGAACATTATATTACAAGTAAAAACAGATGTGAAGACAACTTTACGAGAAGTCAACGCTCCTGAAATGTCACCGGAATTAGAAACGCTATTGGAAGGACAAATAACTGATCTTATAGATACAAAACATAAGATCAGATATCTCGTCA gTCTACGTATTAGACAGTttctacaaaaaattattcagtCGCAATCTACTGCACCTCAACAAGTACCGCCAGGCCTGTCCTCGCTACAAGAGGAATTAACGGCCATCGCTGCCCGATTTGTAATACTTGTGTCACATAATCGCAGCGTATTTTGCGAATATTATCAAGATATTGTTGCAAACGCGCTTGCAAAGAGCGACGTTGACAATAATAAAGACGTACATGAAACACATAGTATggaattgtaa
- the Cat gene encoding catalase isoform X1 yields MANPKRDPASEQLNDYRRKLKGEPSVLLTANGAPIAEKKASLTVGPRGPLLLQDFVYLDEMSHFNRERIPERVVHAKGAGAFGYFEVTHDISKYSKAKVFSSIGKRTPIAIRCSTVGGESGSADTVRDPRGFAVKFYTEEGIWDLVGNNTPIFFIKDPLFFPSFIHTQKRNPATHLKDADMFWDFISLRPETTHQVMFLFGDRGIPDGYRHMNGYGSHTFKLVNSKNEMVYCKFHYKTNQGIKNIPAEKAAELSASDPDYSIRDLYNAIATGQFPSWTLYIQVMTAEQAKTFEWNPFDLTKIWPHKEYPLIPVGKLVLDRNPENYFADVEQAAFDPAHMVPGIEPSPDKMLQGRLFAYGDTHRHRLGPNHLQLPVNCPYKAISAMHYQRDGFMPIHNHGGAPNYYPNSFSGPKECPAARSPAFSVNGDVDRYDPVDEDDFGQATTFWKKTLDEPARERLVQNMVGSLSNASTFIVERAVRNFARVDVELAQRLTDGLRKHGLHINALGKSANL; encoded by the exons ATGGCCAACCCGAAAAGGGACCCCGCTTCAGAACAGCTGAACGATTACCGTAGAAAGCTGAAG gGTGAGCCGTCCGTATTATTAACTGCTAATGGAGCACCCATCGCCGAGAAGAAGGCCAGCCTCACGGTTGGTCCCCGTGGGCCTCTATTGCTACAGGACTTCGTTTATCTGGATGAAATGTCGCATTTTAATAGGGAAAGAATTCCCGAACGAGTTGTCCACGCAAAAGGAGCCG gTGCGTTTGGATATTTCGAAGTCACCCATGATATAAGCAAGTATTCTAAAGCCAAAGTATTTTCCAGCATTGGAAAGAGGACTCCCATCGCTATAAGATGCTCCACCGTCGGTGGTGAAAGCGGCTCTGCCGACACTGTCAG agatcCCCGTGGATTTGCCGTAAAATTCTACACCGAGGAGGGTATTTGGGATCTCGTAGGTAACAATACACCGATCTTCTTCATTAAAGACCCTCTTTTCTTCCCGAGTTTCATACACACGCAAAAGAGAAATCCAGCAACTCATCTGAAG gatgCTGATATGTTCTGGGACTTCATCTCTCTTAGACCTGAGACAACACATCAAGTTATGTTTCTCTTTGGCGATCGAGGTATTCCCGATGGATATCGTCATATGAATGGCTATGGTTCGCATACATTCAAACTCGTGAATAGTAAAAATGAAATGGTTTATTGTAAATTCCACTACAAG aCTAATCAAgggattaaaaatattccggcGGAGAAGGCTGCCGAACTTAGCGCTTCCGATCCTGATTATTCAATTAGAGATCTTTATAATGCTATTGCTACGGGCCAATTTCCGTCATGGACACTTTATATTCAAGTAATGACAGCTGAACAAGCAAAGACCTTCGAGTGGAATCCCTTTGACCTGACAAAA ATATGGCCACATAAAGAATATCCGTTGATACCGGTAGGCAAATTGGTACTAGATCGCAATCCTGAGAATTACTTTGCGGACGTGGAACAAGCGGCTTTTGATCCGGCGCATATGGTACCTGGTATCGAGCCAAGTCCCGACAAAATGTTACAAGGTCGACTTTTTGCCTATGGTGATACTCACAGGCATCGCCTGGGTCCGAATCATCTCCAATTACCAGTGAATTGTCCGTATAAG GCGATTTCTGCTATGCACTACCAACGGGATGGTTTCATGCCAATACACAATCATGGTGGCGCACCGAATTATTATCCAAACAGCTTTTCTGGACCAAAAGAATGTCCAGCCGCTCGTTCACCAGCGTTTTCGGTTAACGGAGATGTAGATCGCTACGATCCCGTAGATGAGGATGATTTTGGTCAAGCAACTACCTTCTGGAAAAAGACTCTCGACGAGCCAGCTAGAGAAAGATTGGTACAAAACATGGTTGGCAGTCTGAGTAATGCGTCGACATTTATCGTCGAACGAGCTGTGCGAAACTTTGCTCGAGTGGATGTCGAGCTCGCTCAAAGATTGACGGACGGCTTGCGCAAACATGGATTACACATCAACGCTTTGGGAAAATCGGCTAATCTctaa
- the Cat gene encoding catalase isoform X2 — MGEPSVLLTANGAPIAEKKASLTVGPRGPLLLQDFVYLDEMSHFNRERIPERVVHAKGAGAFGYFEVTHDISKYSKAKVFSSIGKRTPIAIRCSTVGGESGSADTVRDPRGFAVKFYTEEGIWDLVGNNTPIFFIKDPLFFPSFIHTQKRNPATHLKDADMFWDFISLRPETTHQVMFLFGDRGIPDGYRHMNGYGSHTFKLVNSKNEMVYCKFHYKTNQGIKNIPAEKAAELSASDPDYSIRDLYNAIATGQFPSWTLYIQVMTAEQAKTFEWNPFDLTKIWPHKEYPLIPVGKLVLDRNPENYFADVEQAAFDPAHMVPGIEPSPDKMLQGRLFAYGDTHRHRLGPNHLQLPVNCPYKAISAMHYQRDGFMPIHNHGGAPNYYPNSFSGPKECPAARSPAFSVNGDVDRYDPVDEDDFGQATTFWKKTLDEPARERLVQNMVGSLSNASTFIVERAVRNFARVDVELAQRLTDGLRKHGLHINALGKSANL, encoded by the exons ATG gGTGAGCCGTCCGTATTATTAACTGCTAATGGAGCACCCATCGCCGAGAAGAAGGCCAGCCTCACGGTTGGTCCCCGTGGGCCTCTATTGCTACAGGACTTCGTTTATCTGGATGAAATGTCGCATTTTAATAGGGAAAGAATTCCCGAACGAGTTGTCCACGCAAAAGGAGCCG gTGCGTTTGGATATTTCGAAGTCACCCATGATATAAGCAAGTATTCTAAAGCCAAAGTATTTTCCAGCATTGGAAAGAGGACTCCCATCGCTATAAGATGCTCCACCGTCGGTGGTGAAAGCGGCTCTGCCGACACTGTCAG agatcCCCGTGGATTTGCCGTAAAATTCTACACCGAGGAGGGTATTTGGGATCTCGTAGGTAACAATACACCGATCTTCTTCATTAAAGACCCTCTTTTCTTCCCGAGTTTCATACACACGCAAAAGAGAAATCCAGCAACTCATCTGAAG gatgCTGATATGTTCTGGGACTTCATCTCTCTTAGACCTGAGACAACACATCAAGTTATGTTTCTCTTTGGCGATCGAGGTATTCCCGATGGATATCGTCATATGAATGGCTATGGTTCGCATACATTCAAACTCGTGAATAGTAAAAATGAAATGGTTTATTGTAAATTCCACTACAAG aCTAATCAAgggattaaaaatattccggcGGAGAAGGCTGCCGAACTTAGCGCTTCCGATCCTGATTATTCAATTAGAGATCTTTATAATGCTATTGCTACGGGCCAATTTCCGTCATGGACACTTTATATTCAAGTAATGACAGCTGAACAAGCAAAGACCTTCGAGTGGAATCCCTTTGACCTGACAAAA ATATGGCCACATAAAGAATATCCGTTGATACCGGTAGGCAAATTGGTACTAGATCGCAATCCTGAGAATTACTTTGCGGACGTGGAACAAGCGGCTTTTGATCCGGCGCATATGGTACCTGGTATCGAGCCAAGTCCCGACAAAATGTTACAAGGTCGACTTTTTGCCTATGGTGATACTCACAGGCATCGCCTGGGTCCGAATCATCTCCAATTACCAGTGAATTGTCCGTATAAG GCGATTTCTGCTATGCACTACCAACGGGATGGTTTCATGCCAATACACAATCATGGTGGCGCACCGAATTATTATCCAAACAGCTTTTCTGGACCAAAAGAATGTCCAGCCGCTCGTTCACCAGCGTTTTCGGTTAACGGAGATGTAGATCGCTACGATCCCGTAGATGAGGATGATTTTGGTCAAGCAACTACCTTCTGGAAAAAGACTCTCGACGAGCCAGCTAGAGAAAGATTGGTACAAAACATGGTTGGCAGTCTGAGTAATGCGTCGACATTTATCGTCGAACGAGCTGTGCGAAACTTTGCTCGAGTGGATGTCGAGCTCGCTCAAAGATTGACGGACGGCTTGCGCAAACATGGATTACACATCAACGCTTTGGGAAAATCGGCTAATCTctaa